The following are from one region of the Actinoplanes sp. L3-i22 genome:
- a CDS encoding ABC transporter permease produces the protein MLRATLKSLLARKLRLILSGLAVVLGVMFVSGSFVVTDTLNRTFDSIFADAFGATDVSVSAKPKIEVSEMEGEEVATPLPAAAVDKIKTISGVRAATGRVDVDGARVIGSDGKVLTSQGPPRLGENWTGTDSLMELRSGRGPTAAGEIAVNANTAQLAGLKLGDTVSVLTLQPKQQFTLVGIWGYTGGRDSIGGVQEVAFTTPVAQQLMLGQAGTFSSVTVEAADGVTPAQLRDRVAAALGADYQVKTGEQLAKESADSIQEGLAFFNQILLGFAGVALFVGIFLILNTFSIIVAQRTRELALLRAMGASRRQVIGSVLVEAVAIGLVAAVLGLAAGVGAGAGLAALFGSFADLTLASIGVPLSAVISAFVVGLVVTVVAAVLPALRASRIAPIAAMQEVSIPDRPLTKLSVFGGVVLAAGGAALGTGLFASLSGKTTLWLILGGVLVSFVGVALLTPLISKPVISLLGRLFSWSLPGRLGRLNSGRNPRRTAITAAALMVGIALVTGVTVIMDSAKSSLKTQVAETIKAQILISGDQTGPRPPTYDPAVIDKTAALPGVRAAAGLWNDMVTIDGKTQYVTASADLSVLAQAYGTTAAPLTDSQIAVDQAAADEQHWQVGRSVTIQGARGDPHTYTVSQIFAKNALPGNVILPNAAIKDFGVTQPSFGFVRLDDGVAVSSVLPQVKQLLADSPEVTATDSATFANDQAAQFDQVITMIQILLGLAILIAVLGVVNTLALSVLERTRELGLLRAVGLGRAQTMRMITVEAVVISVFGALLGVVVGAGMGTAVTRALKSDGITELVLPWGRMGTYLALAAVVGVVAAVVPAIRAARLNVLGAIAHD, from the coding sequence ATGCTGCGCGCGACACTCAAGAGCCTGCTCGCCCGTAAGCTCCGGCTGATCCTTTCCGGTCTGGCGGTGGTGCTGGGCGTGATGTTCGTGTCCGGCTCGTTCGTGGTCACCGACACGCTCAACCGCACCTTCGACTCGATCTTCGCCGACGCCTTCGGCGCCACCGACGTCTCGGTCAGCGCCAAACCCAAGATCGAAGTGTCCGAGATGGAGGGCGAGGAGGTCGCCACGCCGCTTCCGGCCGCGGCGGTCGACAAGATCAAAACAATTTCCGGCGTACGGGCGGCAACCGGCCGCGTCGACGTCGACGGCGCCCGGGTGATCGGCTCCGACGGCAAGGTGCTCACCTCGCAGGGGCCGCCCCGCCTCGGCGAGAACTGGACCGGCACGGACAGCCTGATGGAGCTCCGCTCCGGCCGCGGCCCGACGGCGGCCGGCGAGATCGCCGTCAACGCGAACACCGCGCAGCTGGCCGGGCTGAAGCTCGGCGACACCGTCAGCGTGCTCACCCTGCAGCCGAAGCAGCAGTTCACGCTGGTCGGCATCTGGGGCTACACCGGCGGGCGGGACAGCATCGGCGGCGTGCAGGAGGTCGCCTTCACCACGCCGGTCGCGCAGCAGCTGATGCTCGGCCAGGCCGGCACGTTCTCGTCGGTGACCGTCGAGGCCGCCGACGGCGTGACCCCGGCGCAGCTGCGGGACCGGGTGGCCGCCGCGCTCGGCGCGGACTACCAGGTCAAGACCGGTGAGCAGCTGGCGAAGGAGAGTGCCGACAGCATCCAGGAGGGCCTGGCGTTCTTCAACCAGATCCTGCTCGGCTTCGCCGGGGTGGCGCTGTTCGTCGGCATCTTCCTGATCCTCAACACCTTCTCGATCATCGTGGCCCAGCGGACCCGGGAACTGGCCCTGCTGCGCGCGATGGGCGCCAGCCGCCGCCAGGTGATCGGCTCGGTGCTGGTCGAGGCCGTGGCGATCGGCCTGGTCGCGGCGGTGCTCGGGCTGGCCGCCGGGGTCGGCGCGGGCGCCGGGCTGGCCGCGCTGTTCGGCTCGTTCGCCGACCTGACGCTCGCCTCGATCGGAGTCCCGCTCTCCGCGGTGATCAGCGCGTTCGTGGTCGGCCTGGTGGTCACCGTGGTCGCCGCGGTGCTGCCCGCGCTGCGCGCCTCCCGGATCGCCCCGATCGCCGCGATGCAGGAGGTCAGCATCCCGGACCGGCCGCTCACCAAACTCAGCGTCTTCGGCGGGGTGGTCCTCGCGGCCGGCGGCGCGGCGCTGGGCACCGGGCTGTTCGCCAGCCTGAGCGGCAAGACCACACTGTGGCTGATCCTCGGCGGCGTGCTCGTCTCGTTCGTCGGCGTCGCGCTGCTCACCCCGCTGATCAGCAAGCCGGTGATCAGCCTGCTCGGGCGGCTCTTCTCGTGGTCGCTGCCGGGCCGGCTGGGCCGGCTCAACTCGGGCCGCAACCCGCGCCGGACGGCGATCACCGCGGCCGCGCTGATGGTCGGCATCGCGCTGGTCACCGGCGTGACCGTGATCATGGACTCGGCCAAGAGCAGCCTCAAGACCCAGGTCGCGGAGACGATCAAGGCGCAGATCCTGATCAGCGGGGATCAGACCGGGCCGCGGCCGCCGACGTACGACCCGGCGGTGATCGACAAGACCGCCGCGCTGCCGGGCGTGCGGGCCGCGGCCGGGCTGTGGAACGACATGGTGACGATCGACGGCAAGACGCAGTACGTCACCGCGTCCGCGGACCTGAGCGTGCTGGCCCAGGCCTACGGGACGACCGCGGCGCCGCTGACCGACAGCCAGATCGCGGTCGACCAGGCCGCGGCCGACGAGCAGCACTGGCAGGTGGGCCGGTCGGTGACGATCCAGGGGGCGCGGGGCGACCCGCACACGTACACCGTCAGCCAGATCTTCGCGAAGAACGCGCTGCCCGGGAACGTGATCCTGCCGAACGCGGCGATCAAGGACTTCGGGGTCACCCAGCCGAGCTTCGGTTTCGTCCGGCTCGACGACGGGGTCGCCGTCTCCTCGGTGCTGCCGCAGGTCAAGCAGCTGCTCGCGGACAGTCCCGAGGTGACGGCGACCGACTCGGCGACGTTCGCGAACGATCAGGCGGCGCAGTTCGACCAGGTGATCACGATGATCCAGATCCTGCTCGGGCTGGCCATCCTGATCGCGGTCCTCGGCGTGGTCAACACGCTCGCCCTCTCCGTGCTGGAGCGGACCCGGGAGCTGGGGCTGCTGCGGGCGGTCGGGCTCGGCCGGGCGCAGACCATGCGGATGATCACCGTGGAGGCGGTGGTGATCTCGGTCTTCGGGGCGCTGCTCGGCGTGGTGGTCGGGGCCGGCATGGGTACGGCGGTGACCCGCGCCCTGAAGAGCGACGGCATCACCGAGCTGGTCCTGCCGTGGGGCCGGATGGGCACCTACCTGGCCCTGGCCGCGGTGGTCGGCGTGGTGGCCGCGGTGGTCCCGGCGATCCGGGCGGCGCGGCTGAACGTGCTCGGCGCGATCGCCCACGACTGA